From the Tachyglossus aculeatus isolate mTacAcu1 chromosome 21, mTacAcu1.pri, whole genome shotgun sequence genome, one window contains:
- the ZFAND2A gene encoding AN1-type zinc finger protein 2A isoform X1: MEFPDLGKHCSETTCKQLDFLPLKCDACEAIFCKDHITYTQHKCTSAYKKDVQVPICPLCNIPVPLKKGELPDVVVSEHMDRDCKYDPAKQKQKIFTNKCLKEGCKKKEMMKLICDQCHGNFCIQHRHPLDHDCKRGGRPISKAGYAAIMRTSDSKSSGASSKLPFSWLPQQFRSKMKS; this comes from the exons ATGGAGTTTCCTGACTTGGGAAAACATTGTTCTGAAACAACCTGCAAGCAGCTGG ATTTTCTTCCATTAAAATGTGATGCATGTGAAGCAATCTTCTGTAAGGATCATATTACATATACTCAGCATAAGTGCACTTCTGCATACAAGAAG GATGTGCAGGTCCCGATATGTCCGCTTTGTAACATTCCCGTTCCACTAAAAAAGGGAGAATTGCCAGATGTGGTGGTCAGTGAACACATGGATAGAGACTGTAAATATGACCCTGCCAAGCAGAAGCAGAAG ATTTTCACAAACAAATGTTTAAAGGAGGGATGCAAGAAGAAAGAAATGATGAAGCTGATTTGTGACCAGTGTCATGGCAACTTTTGTATTCAACATAGGCATCCTTTGGATCATGACTGCAAGCGCGGTGGCCGTCCTATTTCCAAAGCTGG GTATGCAGCTATAATGAGGACCTCAGATTCCAAATCATCAGGTGCTTCAAGCAAACTGCCTTTCAGTTGGCTACCTCAGCAATTCAG AAGTAAAATGAAGAGCTGA
- the ZFAND2A gene encoding AN1-type zinc finger protein 2A isoform X2, which yields MEFPDLGKHCSETTCKQLDFLPLKCDACEAIFCKDHITYTQHKCTSAYKKDVQVPICPLCNIPVPLKKGELPDVVVSEHMDRDCKYDPAKQKQKIFTNKCLKEGCKKKEMMKLICDQCHGNFCIQHRHPLDHDCKRGGRPISKAG from the exons ATGGAGTTTCCTGACTTGGGAAAACATTGTTCTGAAACAACCTGCAAGCAGCTGG ATTTTCTTCCATTAAAATGTGATGCATGTGAAGCAATCTTCTGTAAGGATCATATTACATATACTCAGCATAAGTGCACTTCTGCATACAAGAAG GATGTGCAGGTCCCGATATGTCCGCTTTGTAACATTCCCGTTCCACTAAAAAAGGGAGAATTGCCAGATGTGGTGGTCAGTGAACACATGGATAGAGACTGTAAATATGACCCTGCCAAGCAGAAGCAGAAG ATTTTCACAAACAAATGTTTAAAGGAGGGATGCAAGAAGAAAGAAATGATGAAGCTGATTTGTGACCAGTGTCATGGCAACTTTTGTATTCAACATAGGCATCCTTTGGATCATGACTGCAAGCGCGGTGGCCGTCCTATTTCCAAAGCTGGGTAA